One window from the genome of Moorena sp. SIOASIH encodes:
- a CDS encoding CHAT domain-containing protein produces the protein MKKLSFLIALALITCFLPSGKALSNSQGITPNSRFPIPDSRFPIPDSRFPIPDSRFPIPDSPEQQAQQLYETGQYQKAIPLLEQIINNYSESGDLIGQINSLVNLALVYQRLGDIEKAKQTISESLTQLSKLPLTKESQQLKAQILSVQGQVYLSLGQAEKALSIWQETSAIYQDIGDLTRLTESQIYQVQALRILGLYNQAIKTLNQIQENIQDQPDSKLKSTALQYLGDVLRRVGKFKESQAILQQSLAIAENLPDQTLIAETLLSLGNTARLKGDTEDAIDFYQRVVKESPLPDIKIQGQLNQLSIVIAKQEWSRARELLPAIENTLTTLYPSQRAIKARLKLAKTLLKGKNSQLTTPNDQATYLADAIKLARNLGDKRAEAEALGNLGTLYEYNQRLDEAEDLTEKALLIAQQINAPDLAYQWQWQLGRILNLKQDKKNAIAAYAQSVQTLKSIRSDLVAISSDIQFGFRESVEPVYRELVGLLLEPNASQENLKQARDVIESLQLAELDNFFRDACLDAKPVNIDEIDPNAAIFYTIILPDRLEVIVTLPGQPLRQITTNLPQTEIEQQLASVQSNIASPWRGLQKQNLQTINDWLIGSIETELANSNILTLVFIPDGALRNLPMSVLYDGERYSIEKYNIAVAPSLQLIDSQANVRQNLSVLSAGVTEARPHRPNLGSLPGVKVELNNIKAQVPSLILLNESFTESNFNTEVNTSSYEIVHLATHGEFSSVAEETFLLTWDDVINLNELNTLISADQKQENPIELLVLSACKTAAGDSRAALGLAGVAVRSGARSTIASLWPVEDIATTELMTRFYQKLAKGKVTKAEALRQAQQELLQSEAFEHPFYWSAFILLGNWL, from the coding sequence ATGAAAAAACTATCATTTCTAATTGCGCTCGCATTAATAACCTGCTTCCTACCATCCGGTAAAGCCTTATCAAATTCTCAAGGAATCACACCCAATTCCCGATTCCCGATTCCCGATTCCCGATTCCCGATTCCCGATTCCCGATTCCCGATTCCCGATTCCCGATTCCCGATTCCCGATTCTCCAGAACAACAAGCCCAACAACTCTATGAAACAGGTCAATATCAAAAGGCGATACCGTTGTTGGAGCAAATTATTAATAACTACAGCGAGAGTGGCGACCTTATTGGTCAGATTAATTCCTTAGTCAATCTAGCTTTAGTTTATCAACGTTTAGGAGACATAGAAAAAGCTAAACAGACAATATCCGAGAGTTTAACCCAACTATCAAAACTGCCATTAACCAAGGAAAGTCAACAATTAAAAGCCCAAATTCTGTCAGTGCAAGGACAAGTATACTTATCACTAGGTCAGGCGGAAAAAGCTTTATCAATTTGGCAGGAAACCAGTGCTATCTACCAAGATATCGGAGACTTAACTAGATTAACAGAAAGTCAGATTTACCAAGTGCAAGCCTTACGAATATTAGGATTGTATAATCAAGCCATTAAAACCTTAAATCAAATCCAAGAAAATATCCAAGACCAACCCGATAGCAAACTCAAAAGTACCGCCCTCCAATACCTAGGTGATGTGCTGCGCCGAGTAGGAAAATTCAAAGAATCTCAAGCAATTTTACAACAAAGTTTAGCCATAGCGGAAAACTTACCAGATCAGACATTGATTGCTGAGACTCTGCTTAGTTTGGGAAATACAGCTAGATTAAAAGGAGACACAGAAGACGCAATAGATTTCTATCAACGGGTTGTCAAAGAATCTCCCTTACCTGATATTAAGATTCAAGGACAATTAAATCAACTGAGTATAGTGATAGCTAAACAAGAGTGGTCACGAGCCAGAGAGTTATTGCCAGCTATCGAAAATACCTTAACGACATTATATCCAAGTCAAAGAGCAATCAAGGCTAGACTTAAGCTAGCCAAAACCCTATTAAAAGGTAAAAACTCACAACTCACAACTCCCAACGACCAGGCTACTTATCTCGCTGATGCTATTAAGCTAGCTAGGAATTTAGGAGATAAAAGAGCGGAAGCTGAAGCCCTAGGTAACTTGGGAACATTATACGAATACAATCAACGTCTTGATGAAGCCGAAGACTTAACCGAAAAAGCCTTACTGATTGCTCAACAAATCAATGCTCCCGATTTAGCTTATCAATGGCAATGGCAACTGGGCAGAATTCTGAATCTAAAACAGGATAAAAAAAACGCGATCGCGGCCTATGCTCAATCCGTGCAAACCCTCAAATCTATCCGTAGTGACCTAGTCGCGATTAGTAGCGATATTCAGTTTGGGTTTAGAGAAAGCGTTGAACCAGTCTACCGAGAATTAGTAGGACTACTCCTAGAACCGAATGCATCTCAAGAAAACCTCAAACAAGCACGAGATGTGATTGAATCCCTACAATTAGCAGAACTAGACAACTTCTTTCGGGATGCCTGTCTAGATGCCAAACCAGTTAATATCGACGAAATAGACCCCAACGCTGCTATCTTCTATACCATTATCTTACCAGACCGGCTGGAAGTAATTGTCACTTTGCCCGGACAACCCCTGCGCCAGATCACTACTAACTTACCTCAAACAGAAATAGAACAACAACTGGCTTCGGTACAGAGCAATATTGCTAGCCCTTGGCGAGGTCTTCAAAAGCAAAACTTACAAACAATAAACGACTGGTTAATCGGCTCCATTGAAACCGAACTAGCCAACAGTAACATCCTCACTCTAGTATTTATACCAGATGGGGCTCTGCGCAATCTTCCCATGTCCGTGCTTTATGACGGGGAACGCTATTCCATCGAGAAATATAATATTGCCGTAGCACCCAGTTTACAATTAATCGACTCTCAAGCCAATGTCAGACAAAACCTTTCAGTTCTGAGTGCTGGAGTGACGGAAGCTCGTCCCCATCGTCCCAATTTAGGGTCACTTCCTGGGGTGAAGGTGGAATTAAACAATATCAAGGCTCAAGTTCCCTCATTGATTCTTCTCAATGAATCCTTTACTGAATCCAACTTCAATACAGAAGTTAATACCTCTAGTTACGAAATTGTTCATCTGGCCACTCATGGTGAATTTAGTTCAGTCGCTGAAGAAACGTTTCTCCTGACCTGGGATGACGTGATCAATCTCAATGAGTTAAATACTCTGATCTCAGCGGATCAAAAGCAAGAAAATCCCATTGAATTACTCGTCCTTAGTGCTTGTAAGACAGCCGCAGGAGACTCCCGAGCCGCTTTGGGATTGGCTGGAGTAGCAGTGCGATCTGGCGCACGCAGTACCATTGCCAGTCTCTGGCCTGTCGAAGATATAGCCACTACAGAGTTAATGACTCGCTTCTATCAGAAGTTAGCCAAAGGCAAGGTTACCAAGGCTGAAGCTTTACGTCAAGCTCAACAGGAGCTGTTGCAGAGCGAGGCATTTGAGCACCCCTTTTACTGGTCGGCTTTTATTTTGCTGGGAAATTGGTTGTGA
- a CDS encoding filamentous hemagglutinin N-terminal domain-containing protein yields MKPPISRLVPATSVVLYSLLAATTALGQITPDNTLGKVSSVVTPNVNVNGDLADLIEGGAIRDSNLFHSFSDFNVGEMGRVYFANPAGVANILSRVTGGNVSNILGTLGVLGNANLFVINPNGIFFGPNSRLDLGGSFFGSTADSVLFEDGTVFSTKNPNEKPLLTINIPSGLQYGSNPGSITNQLSFLRVPNGQTLGLIGGQVNIPGGFNIALDGRIELGSVGSNGVVKLTPTDTSFVLDYSGVQGFQDISLSEGARVITSGEGGGSIQVQGANVSLRDRSDVFANTIGSQNGGGIVVRASQLSLEDGSRIIANVFGLGQGGDLSITTGQLIVSDGAFVSASTLAEGDAGDLTVNASSTVELSSDLFAVTFGTGKAGNLSITTGQLIVKDGAVVSASTFGEGDSGNLTVDADSIQVIGTSADGRFRSGLLAQTNEIATGNAGDVKITTGELIVSDGARVSASAFGEGNGGNLTVDASSTVQLIGTSADGRRSSSLVTQTEGKGNAGDVKITTGELIVSDGAEVSASTFGEGDGGNLTVNAFSTVQVIGTSADGPFGSGLFAQANPDSKGNAGNLSITTGQLIVKDGAQVSASTRGEGNGGTLSIDASSTVQLIGTTADGRIISGLFAQTEGKGKAGDVNIATGQLIVEDGAQVLAITLGEGDGGNLIVDAEETVKLIGTSADGRIVSGLFSQVNPGSKGNAGNLSITTGQLSVEDGARVSAATFGEGDGGNLIVDASSTVQLIGTSADGEFPSGLFIQANRDATGNAGDLLNITTDKLIISDGAEVSARSIQQGTSAGEVKINANSIFLDNKGIISAETAGGDKSNINLLSRDIRLLDESKIITEAQNTTTGGNIFIDTDTLVGLGDSDIIANADQGEGGRVEINAKGIFGLEFRDRLTPDNDITSTSNRGSSFNGDVILNISQVDPTSGLNELPGILVDAEAILANDLCGFENNRIAGGSSFIITGKGGLPPTPEDSVINTDRTVSWRTRPGLASSRQRLQQQASVRRPPQEKKVIIEAQGWVIAKDGTIILTAQPFRGTPVEQIFPNLDCHSGIGNRE; encoded by the coding sequence ATGAAACCTCCGATTTCCCGACTTGTGCCAGCAACTAGCGTTGTGCTGTATTCTCTACTAGCTGCAACTACGGCATTAGGGCAAATTACCCCAGATAATACCCTGGGGAAGGTCAGCTCTGTGGTAACGCCCAATGTGAATGTTAACGGAGACCTAGCCGATTTAATTGAAGGTGGCGCGATTAGAGACAGTAATCTCTTCCACAGCTTTTCGGATTTCAATGTGGGTGAGATGGGGCGGGTTTATTTTGCTAATCCTGCTGGAGTTGCCAACATCTTGAGTCGGGTAACTGGAGGTAATGTTTCCAATATTTTGGGGACTCTAGGAGTATTGGGTAATGCTAATTTATTTGTGATTAATCCCAACGGTATTTTCTTTGGTCCCAATAGCCGACTAGATCTAGGAGGTTCATTTTTTGGAAGTACTGCTGATAGTGTGTTGTTTGAAGATGGCACAGTATTCAGCACTAAAAATCCCAATGAAAAACCGTTGTTGACTATAAATATTCCCTCTGGGTTGCAATATGGTTCCAATCCAGGAAGTATTACTAATCAGTTGAGTTTCTTACGGGTACCCAATGGTCAAACCTTAGGGCTAATTGGTGGTCAGGTGAATATTCCTGGTGGCTTTAATATTGCATTGGATGGAAGGATTGAGCTGGGGAGTGTTGGTTCTAATGGTGTGGTGAAACTGACCCCAACGGATACGAGTTTTGTGTTGGATTATTCAGGAGTTCAAGGGTTTCAGGATATTAGTTTGTCCGAGGGGGCTAGAGTCATTACCAGTGGGGAAGGTGGTGGGAGTATCCAGGTGCAGGGAGCTAATGTGAGTTTACGCGATCGCTCTGATGTTTTTGCGAATACCATCGGAAGTCAGAATGGCGGTGGGATAGTTGTTCGGGCTTCTCAGCTCAGTCTTGAGGATGGTTCTAGGATAATTGCGAATGTATTTGGCTTAGGACAGGGGGGAGATTTGAGTATTACCACTGGGCAGTTAATTGTCTCTGATGGAGCATTTGTTTCAGCTAGCACTCTTGCTGAAGGGGACGCGGGAGATTTGACTGTGAATGCTTCCTCTACTGTTGAACTTAGCAGCGACTTGTTTGCTGTAACTTTTGGGACAGGAAAAGCGGGAAATTTAAGTATTACCACTGGGCAGTTAATTGTCAAAGATGGAGCAGTTGTTTCAGCTAGCACTTTTGGTGAAGGGGACAGCGGAAATTTGACAGTGGATGCCGACTCAATTCAAGTGATTGGTACCTCAGCCGATGGTCGGTTTCGCAGCGGCTTGCTTGCTCAAACTAATGAGATAGCAACAGGAAATGCGGGAGATGTAAAGATTACCACTGGGGAGTTAATCGTTTCTGATGGAGCAAGAGTTTCAGCTAGCGCTTTTGGTGAAGGGAATGGCGGAAATTTGACTGTGGATGCCTCTTCTACTGTTCAACTGATTGGTACCTCAGCTGATGGTCGCAGGAGCAGCAGCTTGGTTACTCAAACTGAAGGGAAAGGAAATGCGGGAGATGTAAAGATTACCACTGGGGAGTTAATCGTCTCTGATGGAGCAGAAGTTTCAGCTAGCACTTTTGGTGAAGGGGATGGTGGAAATTTGACTGTGAATGCCTTTTCTACTGTTCAAGTGATTGGTACCTCAGCCGATGGTCCGTTTGGGAGCGGCTTGTTTGCTCAAGCTAATCCAGACTCAAAAGGAAATGCCGGAAATTTGAGTATTACTACTGGGCAGTTAATAGTCAAAGATGGAGCACAAGTTTCAGCTAGCACAAGGGGTGAAGGGAACGGGGGAACCTTAAGTATAGATGCCTCCTCTACTGTTCAACTAATTGGTACAACAGCCGATGGTAGGATTATCAGCGGCTTGTTTGCTCAAACTGAAGGGAAAGGAAAAGCGGGAGATGTGAATATTGCCACTGGGCAGTTAATTGTTGAAGATGGAGCACAAGTTTTAGCTATCACTCTTGGTGAAGGGGACGGAGGGAACTTGATTGTGGATGCCGAGGAGACTGTTAAACTCATTGGTACCTCAGCCGATGGTCGGATTGTCAGCGGCTTGTTTTCTCAAGTTAATCCAGGCTCAAAAGGAAATGCCGGAAATTTGAGTATTACCACTGGGCAGTTAAGTGTTGAAGATGGAGCAAGAGTTTCAGCTGCCACTTTTGGTGAAGGGGATGGGGGAAATTTGATAGTAGATGCCTCCTCTACTGTTCAACTAATTGGTACCTCAGCCGATGGTGAGTTTCCCAGCGGCTTGTTTATTCAAGCTAATCGAGATGCAACCGGAAATGCCGGAGATTTGTTGAATATTACCACTGACAAGTTAATAATCTCTGATGGAGCAGAAGTTAGCGCTAGAAGCATTCAACAGGGTACTTCAGCAGGAGAAGTAAAGATTAATGCCAACTCCATCTTCCTTGACAACAAAGGAATCATCTCAGCAGAAACAGCAGGAGGAGACAAAAGCAATATTAATCTCTTGTCCCGTGACATCCGACTCCTCGACGAAAGCAAGATTATAACTGAAGCTCAGAATACAACCACTGGGGGCAATATATTTATTGATACTGATACCCTAGTTGGTCTCGGAGATAGTGACATCATTGCCAATGCTGACCAAGGGGAAGGAGGTCGTGTTGAGATTAATGCCAAAGGCATCTTTGGTTTAGAGTTTCGAGACCGTCTCACTCCAGACAATGACATCACTTCCACCTCCAACCGTGGCTCATCCTTCAACGGTGACGTAATCCTCAACATCTCCCAGGTAGACCCCACCTCAGGCTTAAACGAATTGCCAGGAATCCTAGTCGATGCAGAAGCAATCCTCGCCAATGACCTTTGCGGCTTTGAGAACAATCGGATTGCTGGCGGCAGTTCCTTTATCATTACCGGCAAAGGCGGTTTACCACCGACTCCAGAGGATTCAGTGATTAATACCGACAGAACAGTGAGCTGGAGAACTCGTCCTGGATTAGCCAGCAGCAGACAACGATTACAACAGCAAGCATCCGTGAGACGCCCTCCCCAAGAAAAAAAAGTGATTATCGAAGCCCAAGGCTGGGTAATAGCAAAAGATGGTACTATTATTCTGACTGCGCAACCGTTTAGGGGTACCCCTGTTGAGCAGATATTTCCCAATCTTGATTGCCATTCGGGAATAGGGAATAGGGAGTAG